Genomic window (Candidatus Nitrosocosmicus franklandus):
GCAAAACCAGGAGATGTTATCTCACAAGAATTGGCTGCATTGTTGAGCAAACTGGACGTCAAACCAATTGAGGCAGGCATATCTATTAATTATGCAATTGCAGAAGGGTTAGAATTCAAAGATAAAGACCTCAAGATAGTGGTCCAAGATTATATAGATGAATTGGCAAAGTCATTCCAAGAAGCTCTGGCACTTTCAGTAGAAGCAGTTTATTTCACAAAGGAATCGACACCCTTGCTGTTGGTAAAGGCAAAACAACATGGATTATCTCTAGCAATAGAGGCAGGATATCTATCTCCAGAAAGTGTAGAGATGGTCATAGCCAAGGCCAATGCCGTGGCTGCGAGCTTGTCTCAGCAACTAAACTCCAAGGGATATTCGACCCAAAACTAATTTATTTAGTTTCTAAAACCAATTTATTTAATTAACAGAAAAACTATTTGTTGCATTTGTTACTCTATATTAGATCAAAGTACAGAATTCATATACTTAGTTTTCTAACCTTCCTACAATATTAATTAAATTAAAATTAAAAAGTTTGAAAGGATTTTAGAGTTTGTTTTGCAAATAATAAATTTATGAGAAAAAATAAGGTATCTAGCCAAAAAGGGATGAAAGCCCTTCGAGCGCTTCTTCCTCTTTTTTCTCTTCTTTCTTCTCTTCTTCTTTCGGAGCTGCACCTGAAGCAGCAGCAGCAGCACCTGATGGAGCGGCGCCTGTTGCAGGGGCTGCAGCGGCTATTGGAGCTGCTTTTAAGGCATCTTCAATATTAACTTCACTTAAAGCTGCAACTAAGGATTTAACTCTAACATCATCAGGTTCAACACCTGCAGATTTTATTACACTTTTTACTTTATCTTCATTGATATCTTGCTTTAGTTTATGTAATAATAAAGCAGCATATACATATTCCATGATAAGAAAAATTTGATATGTCCATAATATAAAACTTTATAAAATTTGAGAACTTCTTGCTACAGCATAAACATGTTCCTTTAGTTCTTGTGAGGTAAGAGAATTCATCCTATTTATCAAGATACTTCTGGCCTCCGATCTCTCATCTTCAGAAGCTGAATTAAAGTAATTGCTGAATAATTCATGCAAGCTCTCTTTTATCCAGCCATCTAAGACAAAATAGCGGTTTTCGTTTATGGGAATAATCTTATCAATACGTGGATCGACAACGTCGTCAAAATCTCCAGTATCTAACCTATCGATAATAAGGAAAATACAATTGTTAGGGTCTGGATTATTTAATGCATCAATTGGCTTTCCTCTAGCCCTGCCAGCACGAACCCGTTCAATCAAACCAACTGGTCTCATGAATGTCCCCCTTACTCTATAAAGCTTATTGGCATCTGAAATAATTCTCCCGATTACCACGAAATTGGACGTATCATCTCTTTTGACTGCAAAGACAAAACTACCAGACTTTAGCTTAGACATTCCGAACATAGGTAAATTTACTGGTCTTAATAATATAATATTTACTAATACCATAAACAGGAGAATCCGTAGAATTTGTAATTAATTTATCATTTTAAGTAAATTATTCAATTACATTTATTAATGTAACCAATAATTATAAGGTTGAGTTAATCTTGCAAAGATTTGACGACTTAGATATGAAAATTTTGTCCGAATTGACAAAAGACGCAAGTATTTCGATTCCTCAGTTAAGCAAGAAATTGAACATAAACTCATCCGTTTTGTACAGTCGAATCAAGAGACTAATTAAAAGAGAACTCATTCGAAAATTTACTGTCATAATCAATGAATCACAGCTAGGAATCCACATAAAGGCGACTGTAGGAATCAATAGGGATCCAAAACTAAAGGAACCAGTTCACAATGAATTGATGCGCATTCCTGAGGTTAGATCCTTAATTGAAGTCACTGGACGTTTCGACATAATCCTTTCTGTTTATGCAAGGACCCTGGAAGAACTTCATAAAGTAGTTATAGAAAGAATAGGAAGGATTAATGGTATACAAGCAACAGAAACATTTGTAGAAATGCAACGAACAGACAAGGAACCGGTTTACTCTATCCAAAGTACTTCACAGGGGTACGTCTAGATATTTGCCTCTGTGTCTATATTATTAGAAATATTAAAATTATATTGATGAGATTTATCCTCTAGAAATCATTTGTTATCAACAATAGGCACTCTAGTTCAAAGAAGAATTATGGAGATCTTTCAAACGCTTAAATTAGCAAAGAAAACCAGCAAAGATGACTATTATACCCATATGAGATTAGTCTTATTAGCTATTGGAGCAGTAGGAGCATTGGGCTTCGTTATACAAATGCTAGGCGAATTATTTTTAGATTAAACAACCCCAAACTACAGAGTGCATGTATTGTTAGTGCTTTTTTGTTATTTGTCCAATCACTTTTTCTGCGTTTTTGATACTTGTAGAAGTTGGGATAACCATGTCTGAGTCTCCAGTGCACATAGATGAAGAGAACAAGATAAAAATTAAACCCGAGTTGATGGTTACAGAAAATTTGTATCCTATACTTTATGAGAATCTGCTTTTCTTGTTTTTTAAAGATGAAAACGAATTGATAAACTGTTATGAAGTGACTGATAAAGAATTGATTGAAAAAGCACAAAAGAATCCTGAAAAAATCTTAGAAATATTGGAAGAATGGAATAAATGATATAACATTATATTATTGAATTATACATTATACATTATGTCACATGGCAAATACGAAACAGGAAATAGGAAGAGCAATGAAATATTCATTGGCAAAAAACCACTAATGACTTATGTAACTGCAACTCTAGTTCAACTAGCCAATGAACCAACAGTTGTGATAAAGGCGCGGGGAAAGAGTATTACACGAGCAGTAGATGTGGCTCAGATCATTGTAAAGAGAATGAACACACTCGGGTACAGGGTTGAAAATGTAAAATTAGGTTCAGACACATTGACCGGCACTGAAGATGACAAAACAAGAAATGTTTCCACAATAGAAGTATCTATTTCAAGATCAAAGTAGGAATCAGAGACATTTTTTAAGATAAGGTCCGTCTCCTCCATGGATGGACCCCTGTATATGCAACGAGAAATTTGATATTATGGTAATCGCATAAATAAAATGTGTCTGAAATTAGTAGAAATGACATCATAATATCGGTTTCTATAGTTGCTATGCTTTTAATTTCGGTTGGTTTTATTACTCTTCTTAATAATAATAATCCTCCTGTTTTTGGATTTTTTCATGAAGGTGAGTCACAAACATTTCTTACATATACTGACAACAAGAATCATTATGAAATAAAATATCCAAACACTTGGGAGAGATCAGTCAAATTGAATAATGAAGTCTTGTTTATTGCACCAAAAGATGCAAGCTCTGTAAGTAGTCCTGCAGGGTTTGTTGTAAAAACAATACCAACTCCAGGTAAGAATATTTCTACTGATGCCGCTACGAAGCAATTGACTTCTGAAATTCAGGCCGCGCATCAGGATTTCAATTTGGAATCTACGACTACAACAAATATTGATGGAAAAAAAGCAACTAAAATCATCTTTACTGCTACTGACAGCAAGTTACAAAATAGAAAGGCTATGCAAATTGTGATATCTAATTATGAAAATCTGTATATTCTAACCTATAAAGCATCAACCGATAAATATGGATCCTATGAAAATACAGCCAACCAAATGGTTGATTCTTTTAAATTCTTGCCAAGATAATCTAGTAAAAATTGCTTAACAAACTAATGAAAATTAGTTTGTTAAGCATGTTCCCCTTCGGTTTGGTCGATGTACTACTCACTGAACCTATTTCCTATTTAAACCTATCACCATATAGAAATAGAAAATCAGGTAAAAATTACATAAATTGTGAAATAAAGTACACAAAATGCATTGTATCAATGTAAACATACGAAATAGTATCTTCAAATGAAAACCTTTTTTATAAAATGATCATATTGATGTATACAGGGGGATGAAGGTAAAAAAGCTTGAAGCATTGCTTATTTGTATAGTCGTAGTTGTAACCATAGTTGTTCTATATAACGTCTTTATTTCCATTCCTTTCAAAAATTATTCATTAGAAGTAGATGCTTTACGAGATCCAGAATCTCTCTTTGTTAATGCAAGAGTTGTGTTAAAAAATACAGGTAAAATGCCACTAAACGATATTCTTATTATGTATGATAATAATCGTGACCTAACAGAAAACCTAAAGTTGATAAATCCGGGTCAAACAGTCATACTTTCACCCCCCCAAAGTGCAAGTCTAAATACGGTTAAGGTAGTTACTGCTGAGGGAATAAGTATTGACAAGCAATTTAGATCCCCAGTAAAGATGCCAGGAATGATAGGTTCGTAATGCAATGATAGATACTGGCAGATAAATAAACAAACAAACACCAAAGTGAAAAAAGAAGAACAATAATTCAACCAAGCTAAACTGAGCTGAAATCAAAAACTGATTCGATCCTAATTAATTTGTTATCCAATGATGGTCCAGAGTTTCTCACCAATATAGACCCATCATCGTTAACAAGGACAATCTTACCTGTGTATTCTTTATCT
Coding sequences:
- a CDS encoding SecE/sec61-gamma family protein translocase subunit — encoded protein: MLSTIGTLVQRRIMEIFQTLKLAKKTSKDDYYTHMRLVLLAIGAVGALGFVIQMLGELFLD
- the rpl12p gene encoding 50S ribosomal protein P1 — protein: MEYVYAALLLHKLKQDINEDKVKSVIKSAGVEPDDVRVKSLVAALSEVNIEDALKAAPIAAAAPATGAAPSGAAAAASGAAPKEEEKKEEKKEEEALEGLSSLFG
- a CDS encoding DNA-binding protein; its protein translation is MSHGKYETGNRKSNEIFIGKKPLMTYVTATLVQLANEPTVVIKARGKSITRAVDVAQIIVKRMNTLGYRVENVKLGSDTLTGTEDDKTRNVSTIEVSISRSK
- a CDS encoding PsbP-related protein → MSEISRNDIIISVSIVAMLLISVGFITLLNNNNPPVFGFFHEGESQTFLTYTDNKNHYEIKYPNTWERSVKLNNEVLFIAPKDASSVSSPAGFVVKTIPTPGKNISTDAATKQLTSEIQAAHQDFNLESTTTTNIDGKKATKIIFTATDSKLQNRKAMQIVISNYENLYILTYKASTDKYGSYENTANQMVDSFKFLPR
- a CDS encoding Lrp/AsnC family transcriptional regulator, which codes for MKILSELTKDASISIPQLSKKLNINSSVLYSRIKRLIKRELIRKFTVIINESQLGIHIKATVGINRDPKLKEPVHNELMRIPEVRSLIEVTGRFDIILSVYARTLEELHKVVIERIGRINGIQATETFVEMQRTDKEPVYSIQSTSQGYV